One genomic region from Sphingobacterium multivorum encodes:
- a CDS encoding DUF721 domain-containing protein, whose translation MYKKQVKKSLEFIRSSDDMTIKEGVERLLEAYKLRRKFDETSIASVWPQLIGKAIANRTQQLYVRDKKLFVRVESAVIKNELALMRRQILGRVNEYVGHVIIEEVVIL comes from the coding sequence ATGTATAAGAAGCAAGTTAAAAAGAGCCTGGAATTTATTCGTTCAAGCGACGATATGACAATTAAGGAAGGGGTTGAACGTCTTTTGGAGGCATACAAACTGCGAAGGAAATTTGATGAGACCTCGATCGCATCGGTGTGGCCCCAGTTGATCGGGAAAGCTATTGCTAATCGCACGCAACAGCTCTATGTCCGCGATAAAAAACTGTTTGTACGTGTGGAGTCTGCCGTTATTAAGAATGAATTGGCGCTGATGCGCAGACAAATCCTAGGGCGGGTAAATGAATATGTGGGTCACGTCATTATTGAGGAAGTTGTGATTTTATAA
- the sucC gene encoding ADP-forming succinate--CoA ligase subunit beta produces the protein MNIHEYQGKQILKSFGVRVQEGIVADTPEQAVEAAKKMKEDYNSDWVVVKAQIHAGGRGKGGGVKLAKNLDEVKQRATDIIGMQLVTPQTGPEGKKVNKVLVAQDVYYPGESETKEFYMSVLLDRAKGRNIVMYSTEGGMDIEEVAEKTPHLIFKEEIDPKVGLQGFQARKIAFNLGLSGAAHKEMVKFVAALYKAYDSTDSSMFEINPVLKTSDDKILAVDAKVNLDENALYRHPDYAAMRDVTEEDPTEVEAGESNLNYVKLDGNVGCMVNGAGLAMATMDIIKLAGGEPANFLDVGGTANAETVKAGFNIILKDPNVKAILINIFGGIVRCDRVAQGVIDAYSEIGNIPVPIIVRLQGTNAEEAKKLIDESGLQVYSAILLKEAAELVTKVLKG, from the coding sequence ATGAACATTCACGAATATCAAGGAAAACAAATACTAAAGAGCTTTGGTGTGCGCGTACAGGAAGGTATCGTAGCAGATACTCCAGAGCAAGCTGTGGAAGCGGCTAAAAAAATGAAAGAAGACTACAATTCGGATTGGGTTGTTGTCAAAGCTCAAATTCACGCTGGTGGCCGTGGTAAAGGTGGTGGTGTCAAGTTAGCTAAGAACTTAGATGAAGTCAAACAAAGAGCAACTGACATCATTGGTATGCAATTAGTAACGCCTCAAACTGGACCTGAAGGTAAAAAAGTAAACAAAGTTTTGGTAGCCCAAGACGTTTACTATCCAGGCGAGAGCGAAACAAAAGAATTCTACATGTCTGTATTATTGGACCGTGCTAAGGGACGTAACATCGTTATGTACTCTACAGAAGGTGGTATGGACATCGAAGAAGTTGCAGAAAAAACACCGCACTTGATTTTCAAAGAAGAAATCGATCCAAAAGTAGGCTTACAAGGATTCCAAGCACGTAAAATTGCTTTCAATCTTGGTCTTTCTGGTGCAGCACACAAAGAAATGGTAAAATTTGTTGCCGCTCTTTACAAAGCATACGATTCTACAGACTCTTCCATGTTTGAGATCAATCCGGTATTGAAAACTTCAGACGACAAGATCTTAGCAGTTGATGCGAAAGTAAATCTTGATGAGAACGCATTGTACCGTCACCCAGATTACGCTGCTATGCGTGACGTAACTGAGGAAGATCCAACGGAAGTTGAAGCTGGTGAATCAAACCTAAACTACGTTAAATTAGATGGTAACGTAGGTTGTATGGTAAATGGTGCTGGTTTAGCAATGGCTACAATGGATATCATCAAATTAGCTGGTGGTGAGCCTGCAAATTTCTTGGACGTAGGTGGTACTGCAAATGCTGAGACGGTAAAAGCTGGTTTCAACATTATTTTAAAAGACCCTAACGTAAAAGCGATCTTAATTAATATCTTCGGTGGTATTGTTCGTTGTGACCGCGTTGCCCAAGGTGTAATTGACGCTTACAGCGAAATCGGTAACATTCCTGTTCCAATCATCGTTCGCCTTCAAGGTACGAATGCTGAAGAAGCGAAAAAATTAATTGATGAGTCCGGTTTACAAGTTTATTCTGCAATCTTATTGAAAGAAGCTGCCGAATTGGTAACGAAAGTATTGAAAGGTTAA
- a CDS encoding LacI family DNA-binding transcriptional regulator, which yields MNKVNKPATIKEIAKKLKISPSTVSRALNDHPSIGLVTTMRVKKMAEELNYEPNQTAIFFKQRKTFTIAVILPSLSEPFFSFAISEIENVASEHRYTVLMGQSLDDPDREEQILKTFKNHRVDGILMSIGKKTTNLEFIEKLEASGIPIVFFDCVPSLPNINKVQSDLSTGMNEAVDAFVARGHKVIALVNGPKTLPASEDRKVAYLSAMKRNGMDILEKNIIETDLSTEGNEKAMDHIFAMSERPSAIISFNDFVTLDLMKAARQKGLVLNQDIFFISYANYPLWQYMENPPMGRIEQFPGMQARKAAEILFDRIDNTEIVDQQIVFKSRLVM from the coding sequence ATGAATAAAGTGAACAAGCCCGCCACGATTAAAGAAATTGCCAAGAAGCTCAAAATCAGTCCTTCGACAGTTTCTAGAGCATTGAATGATCATCCAAGTATTGGATTGGTAACAACAATGCGGGTTAAAAAAATGGCCGAAGAATTGAATTACGAACCCAATCAAACGGCGATATTCTTCAAGCAGCGTAAAACATTTACGATTGCCGTCATCTTACCGAGTTTGTCTGAACCATTTTTTTCTTTCGCTATCAGTGAAATTGAAAATGTCGCATCCGAGCATCGATATACTGTGCTGATGGGACAATCATTGGATGACCCTGATCGTGAAGAACAGATCTTAAAGACATTTAAAAACCATCGCGTCGATGGTATTTTGATGTCTATAGGTAAAAAAACGACCAATTTGGAGTTTATTGAAAAATTGGAAGCGTCCGGTATCCCTATTGTTTTCTTTGATTGTGTGCCAAGTTTACCAAATATCAATAAAGTACAAAGCGATCTTTCTACGGGTATGAATGAAGCTGTGGATGCTTTCGTCGCACGTGGTCATAAAGTGATTGCACTTGTGAATGGACCGAAAACATTACCAGCAAGTGAAGATAGAAAGGTAGCCTATCTATCGGCTATGAAAAGGAATGGAATGGACATCCTGGAAAAGAATATCATCGAAACGGATTTAAGTACGGAGGGAAATGAGAAAGCCATGGATCATATATTCGCAATGTCGGAGCGACCTTCTGCCATTATATCTTTTAATGACTTTGTTACACTTGATTTGATGAAGGCAGCCAGACAAAAAGGCCTTGTCTTAAACCAGGATATCTTCTTTATCAGCTATGCAAATTATCCTTTATGGCAATATATGGAAAATCCACCAATGGGGCGCATTGAACAATTTCCTGGAATGCAGGCACGTAAAGCGGCTGAAATTTTATTTGATCGCATTGACAATACCGAAATTGTCGATCAACAGATTGTCTTTAAGTCGAGATTGGTTATGTAA
- the asnS gene encoding asparagine--tRNA ligase — translation MEHTRIKELLNATEFGKEVVVKGWVRTFRNNQFIAINDGSSINNIQAVVDFENTPEDILKRITTGAAVRVKGQLIESLGKGQKVEVKATEVSIIGDSDPEKYPLQPKKHSLEFLREIAHLRFRTGTFNAVFKVRNALAFAVHKFFQENDFVYMHTPIITGSDAEGAGEMFQVTTLDLKKPPRKENGDIDFKEDFFGKSTNLTVSGQLEGELGAMAFGNIYTFGPTFRAENSNTTRHLAEFWMIEPEMAFYELEDNMDLAEALLKYVIKYALETCPEEIEFLKNRLLEEEKSKPATERSELNLVEKLNFVLTNDFERVTYTDAVEILKRSKPNQKKQFKYLIDDWGADLQSEHERYLVEKHFKKPVILTDYPREIKSFYMKQNEPDAQGRNTVRAMDILFPGIGEMVGGSQREENLDRLLDRMAEVGIPAEEMEWFLDTRRFGSVPHSGFGVGFERLVLFTTGMTNIRDVIPFPRTPKNAEF, via the coding sequence ATGGAACACACAAGAATAAAGGAACTATTGAATGCCACAGAATTTGGCAAAGAGGTCGTTGTTAAAGGTTGGGTAAGAACTTTCCGTAACAATCAGTTTATAGCAATCAATGACGGTTCGTCAATCAATAATATTCAAGCAGTTGTCGATTTTGAAAATACACCTGAAGATATCTTAAAACGGATCACCACTGGAGCAGCAGTTCGCGTAAAAGGTCAATTGATAGAATCACTCGGTAAAGGGCAAAAAGTTGAGGTTAAAGCTACTGAAGTAAGTATTATTGGCGACTCTGACCCCGAAAAATATCCATTACAACCCAAAAAGCATAGCTTAGAATTTTTACGTGAAATTGCGCATTTACGTTTCCGTACCGGCACATTCAATGCGGTATTCAAAGTACGCAATGCATTGGCATTTGCGGTACACAAGTTTTTTCAGGAAAATGACTTTGTCTATATGCATACACCGATCATCACAGGTTCGGATGCGGAAGGCGCTGGAGAAATGTTTCAGGTTACAACCTTGGATTTAAAAAAACCGCCACGCAAAGAAAATGGAGATATCGATTTCAAAGAAGACTTCTTTGGAAAATCGACGAACCTAACTGTATCGGGCCAATTGGAAGGGGAACTTGGCGCTATGGCCTTTGGAAACATCTATACGTTCGGCCCAACATTTAGAGCGGAAAACTCAAATACAACACGTCACTTAGCCGAATTTTGGATGATCGAACCAGAAATGGCTTTCTATGAATTGGAAGACAATATGGATCTGGCCGAAGCTTTGCTGAAATATGTCATCAAATACGCTTTGGAAACCTGTCCGGAAGAAATCGAGTTCCTAAAAAATCGTTTGCTGGAAGAAGAGAAATCTAAACCAGCTACAGAACGCTCAGAATTAAATCTTGTTGAGAAATTAAACTTCGTATTAACAAACGATTTTGAGCGCGTTACTTATACAGATGCTGTTGAAATATTAAAGCGTAGCAAACCAAACCAAAAGAAACAATTCAAATATTTAATTGATGATTGGGGAGCTGATTTACAATCGGAACACGAACGCTATTTGGTGGAAAAACACTTCAAGAAACCTGTTATCTTAACAGACTATCCACGCGAAATCAAGTCCTTCTATATGAAGCAAAATGAGCCAGATGCGCAAGGAAGAAACACCGTCCGTGCCATGGATATTCTTTTCCCAGGTATTGGTGAAATGGTCGGTGGTTCACAGCGTGAAGAAAATCTTGACCGTTTACTCGATCGCATGGCCGAAGTTGGTATTCCTGCAGAAGAAATGGAGTGGTTCTTGGATACACGACGCTTTGGTTCAGTACCACATTCAGGATTTGGTGTAGGTTTCGAACGCCTCGTTTTGTTCACAACGGGAATGACCAATATTCGCGACGTCATTCCATTCCCACGTACGCCGAAAAACGCAGAATTTTAA
- a CDS encoding ABC transporter ATP-binding protein, with the protein MLHAKGIHKAYGSLPILKGVDIAVEKGEIVSIVGASGAGKSTLLHIIGTLDKPDQGSVSINGIDVQKLNAKKLSAFRNEHIGFVFQFHHLLPEFTALENVCIPAFIQGKGRSEAEAKAKELLELLGVSHRIDHKPAEMSGGEQQRVSVARALINDPSIILADEPSGNLDSENAAALHQLFFDLRHKFQQTFIIVTHNEELARISDRTIHMRDGLVI; encoded by the coding sequence ATGTTACATGCCAAAGGAATTCACAAAGCTTATGGATCACTACCTATTTTGAAAGGTGTTGATATCGCCGTTGAAAAGGGGGAAATCGTCAGTATTGTCGGTGCTTCAGGAGCTGGTAAAAGTACACTATTGCACATCATTGGCACCTTGGATAAACCTGATCAAGGCTCGGTGTCTATAAATGGAATTGATGTTCAAAAATTGAATGCTAAAAAGCTGAGTGCGTTCCGTAATGAGCATATAGGCTTTGTTTTTCAATTTCACCATCTATTGCCTGAATTTACGGCCTTGGAAAATGTATGTATTCCGGCTTTTATTCAAGGAAAGGGGCGGTCCGAGGCAGAGGCTAAAGCAAAGGAATTACTTGAATTATTGGGCGTTTCGCATCGAATTGACCACAAACCTGCGGAAATGTCCGGCGGCGAACAGCAACGCGTTTCTGTGGCGCGTGCTTTAATCAATGATCCCTCCATTATTTTAGCAGATGAACCCTCAGGTAATCTTGACTCAGAGAATGCAGCAGCTTTACATCAATTGTTTTTTGATCTTAGGCATAAATTTCAACAGACATTTATTATCGTTACTCATAATGAGGAACTCGCTCGAATTTCCGACCGAACAATCCATATGCGCGACGGGCTAGTCATTTAG
- a CDS encoding acyl-CoA thioesterase: MNFYTRKWVKPEDLNPNGTLFGGTLLRWIDEEAVIYAIVQLGNPKVVTKFISEINFVSSAKQGDILELGIEAINFGTTSLTMRCEVRNKISRKTILSIDKLVFVNLDEEGNPAPHGRDSITYAYMGIEKTGRED; the protein is encoded by the coding sequence ATGAATTTTTACACAAGAAAGTGGGTCAAACCCGAAGACCTAAATCCCAATGGAACATTATTTGGTGGAACATTATTACGATGGATTGATGAAGAGGCAGTCATCTATGCTATCGTTCAATTGGGAAATCCAAAGGTGGTTACGAAATTTATTTCAGAAATAAACTTCGTAAGCTCAGCCAAACAAGGTGACATTCTCGAATTGGGTATTGAAGCGATTAACTTTGGAACGACATCGCTAACGATGCGCTGCGAGGTCCGCAATAAAATATCCAGAAAAACAATTCTATCAATCGATAAATTGGTCTTTGTAAACCTGGATGAAGAAGGTAATCCTGCTCCCCACGGAAGGGATAGCATTACCTATGCGTATATGGGTATTGAGAAGACAGGTAGAGAGGATTAA
- the lpdA gene encoding dihydrolipoyl dehydrogenase, which yields MNYDIIVIGSGPGGYVAAIRAAQLGFKTAIIERESLGGICLNWGCIPTKALLKSAQVFEYLNHAADYGINVQGGEADFDAIVKRSRGVAEGMSKGIQFLMKKNKIDVINGTAKIKKGGKIDVKGADGSTKEYSAKHTILATGARSRELPNLPQDGKKIIGYRQAMTLPKQPKSLVVVGSGAIGVEFAYFYNAIGTKVTIVEFMDRIVPVEDEEISKQLEKSLKKQGINILTKSEVQSVDTTGELSKVSIKTEKGIEVIEAEVVLSAVGIAPNIENIGLEEVGVKTDRGRVVVDDFYKTNIEGVYAIGDIVKGQALAHVASAEGITCVEKIKGLHVEPIDYNNIPGCTYCSPEIASVGYTEKAAKEAGYEIKVGKFPFSASGKASAAGAKDGFVKVIFDAKYGEFLGAHLIGANVTEMIAEVVVARKLETTGHEMIKTIHPHPTMSEAIMEACADAYGEVIHL from the coding sequence ATGAATTACGACATCATTGTAATCGGTAGTGGTCCAGGCGGGTATGTTGCTGCCATTAGAGCCGCTCAGTTAGGGTTCAAAACAGCGATTATTGAACGCGAATCATTAGGCGGAATCTGTCTAAACTGGGGCTGTATCCCTACAAAAGCATTATTGAAAAGTGCTCAGGTATTTGAATATTTAAACCATGCCGCTGATTACGGCATCAATGTTCAAGGTGGTGAGGCCGATTTTGACGCTATTGTCAAAAGAAGTCGCGGGGTTGCTGAAGGAATGAGTAAAGGTATTCAGTTCTTGATGAAAAAGAATAAAATCGATGTTATCAATGGAACTGCAAAAATTAAAAAAGGTGGTAAAATCGATGTGAAAGGAGCAGACGGTTCTACGAAAGAATATTCGGCAAAACATACCATCCTAGCGACTGGTGCACGTTCACGTGAATTGCCTAATTTACCGCAAGATGGTAAAAAAATCATCGGCTACCGTCAAGCAATGACACTTCCTAAACAACCAAAATCTTTAGTTGTTGTAGGTTCTGGTGCCATCGGTGTTGAATTCGCTTATTTCTACAACGCAATCGGAACAAAAGTAACGATCGTGGAATTTATGGATAGAATTGTTCCTGTTGAAGATGAAGAAATTTCAAAACAATTAGAGAAAAGTTTAAAGAAACAAGGTATTAACATCTTAACGAAATCTGAAGTTCAATCGGTTGACACAACAGGTGAGTTGAGTAAAGTTTCGATCAAAACAGAAAAAGGCATTGAAGTTATCGAAGCAGAGGTTGTATTATCTGCGGTTGGTATCGCTCCAAATATCGAAAATATCGGCTTGGAAGAGGTTGGTGTAAAAACCGATCGCGGCCGTGTTGTTGTGGATGATTTCTACAAAACAAACATCGAAGGTGTATATGCTATCGGTGACATCGTTAAAGGCCAAGCCTTGGCTCACGTTGCATCAGCAGAAGGGATCACTTGTGTTGAAAAAATCAAAGGGCTACATGTTGAACCTATTGACTACAATAATATCCCAGGCTGTACCTATTGCTCCCCAGAAATTGCTTCTGTAGGCTATACCGAAAAAGCGGCAAAAGAAGCCGGCTATGAAATTAAAGTTGGTAAATTCCCATTCTCAGCTTCAGGAAAAGCTTCAGCTGCTGGTGCCAAAGATGGCTTTGTTAAAGTTATCTTTGACGCTAAATATGGTGAGTTTCTAGGCGCACACCTGATCGGAGCCAATGTGACCGAGATGATTGCAGAAGTTGTTGTTGCCCGTAAATTGGAAACAACGGGGCATGAAATGATTAAAACGATCCATCCTCACCCAACAATGAGTGAAGCAATTATGGAAGCTTGTGCTGATGCTTACGGTGAAGTTATTCACTTATAG
- a CDS encoding HAD family hydrolase, with amino-acid sequence MMFPEDKKVYVFELDDVIFPKKDYLLQVYYLFANFIEFTETVPAQADLVQFMKNHLEHQGEHLLFEHAQQAFGFDPKYKENFERLHVNAILPLRLNLFDHINTLFKQLKAADKQVCILTKGNPLEQLNKVKFVDWGEYGNALKIYFLDELVFKGIEPLEFLADEFAVEATAIQFVD; translated from the coding sequence ATGATGTTTCCAGAAGATAAAAAGGTCTATGTCTTTGAATTAGATGATGTAATCTTTCCTAAAAAAGATTACTTACTTCAAGTATATTATCTTTTTGCTAATTTTATAGAATTTACAGAGACTGTTCCGGCCCAAGCTGATTTGGTGCAATTTATGAAAAATCACCTCGAACATCAAGGTGAACATTTATTATTCGAACATGCACAGCAGGCTTTTGGGTTTGATCCGAAGTATAAAGAGAACTTCGAGCGGCTCCATGTGAATGCAATTTTGCCGCTACGCTTAAATTTATTTGATCATATTAATACGCTGTTTAAGCAGTTGAAAGCCGCGGATAAACAGGTTTGTATCTTAACGAAAGGAAATCCGCTAGAACAACTTAATAAAGTGAAATTTGTAGACTGGGGCGAGTATGGGAATGCGTTAAAAATTTACTTCTTGGATGAACTCGTTTTTAAGGGGATCGAACCTTTGGAGTTCCTTGCGGATGAGTTTGCAGTAGAAGCTACCGCAATTCAATTTGTAGACTAA
- the recF gene encoding DNA replication/repair protein RecF (All proteins in this family for which functions are known are DNA-binding proteins that assist the filamentation of RecA onto DNA for the initiation of recombination or recombinational repair.), whose product MWLKQLSVLNFKNYSESSLEFLPEVNAFTGNNGVGKTNLLDAIHYLSLCKSYFNPIDSQHIKSGNDWFMVQGEFDKESISDFISCSLKKNQKKQFKKNKKDYPRLADHIGLFPLVMISPNDSIIVTDGSEERRKFVDNVISQTDNKYLDTLIIYNKFLAQRNSLLKQARQTSVLDLGLIEILNFQLEEVGNIIFHKRRSFMEEFQPEFDRHYQFLTEDAESVQLHYESPLMTESFLTILEKNLERDRILERTTQGIHKDDLIFTIHGGMPLKKFGSQGQQKSFLIALKLAQYSYLQQKKGFKPLLLLDDIFDKLDDRRTHKLMQMVSEDDFGQIFLTDTDSTRIQRIFDEINRPVRIFDIEGGQVNV is encoded by the coding sequence GGTAATAATGGTGTTGGTAAAACCAATCTTTTGGATGCAATTCACTATTTATCACTCTGCAAAAGTTATTTTAATCCAATTGATTCGCAGCATATTAAATCAGGCAATGACTGGTTTATGGTACAGGGCGAATTTGATAAAGAATCAATTAGTGATTTCATTTCTTGCAGCCTAAAAAAAAATCAGAAAAAACAATTTAAAAAAAATAAGAAGGATTATCCCCGATTGGCTGATCATATCGGATTATTTCCTTTGGTCATGATATCCCCAAATGATAGTATCATTGTAACAGATGGGAGTGAGGAGCGGAGAAAGTTTGTGGATAACGTGATTTCCCAAACAGACAATAAATATCTAGATACCCTAATTATCTATAATAAGTTTTTAGCTCAACGTAATAGCCTCCTTAAACAAGCGCGTCAAACCAGTGTATTAGATCTTGGCCTAATCGAAATTCTCAATTTTCAACTTGAAGAAGTAGGAAATATTATTTTCCATAAAAGGAGGTCTTTTATGGAAGAGTTTCAGCCCGAGTTTGACCGACACTATCAGTTCCTTACCGAGGATGCAGAATCGGTACAATTACACTATGAGTCCCCTTTAATGACTGAGTCTTTTCTTACTATTTTGGAGAAGAATTTGGAACGTGACCGTATCCTGGAACGTACGACTCAGGGAATACATAAGGATGATCTGATCTTTACGATCCATGGTGGAATGCCTTTAAAGAAGTTTGGTTCTCAGGGCCAGCAAAAATCTTTTCTAATTGCGCTAAAACTTGCACAGTATTCTTATTTGCAGCAGAAAAAGGGGTTTAAACCTTTACTTCTTTTGGATGATATCTTTGATAAGCTTGACGATCGCCGAACACATAAATTGATGCAGATGGTTTCGGAAGATGACTTTGGCCAAATTTTTCTGACCGATACGGATTCGACACGAATTCAAAGAATCTTTGATGAAATCAACCGTCCCGTTCGTATATTTGATATTGAAGGAGGACAAGTCAATGTATAA
- a CDS encoding L-threonylcarbamoyladenylate synthase, producing the protein MLIKIYNDNPNPRAIEQAVDILRRGGVIIYPTDTVYGIGCDITQQKAIERVCEIRGLKPEKANLSFICYDLTDISQYTKSFDTSVFRVLKKALPGPFTFIFNATTKVPKLLSSKKKTVGIRVPDNNIVREIVRQLGNPIVTASIHDEDEIIEYSTDPELIHEKYEDLVDAVIDGGYGDNVASTVVDLTEGTFDVIREGKGDLEQFL; encoded by the coding sequence ATGCTCATTAAGATATATAACGATAACCCCAATCCCAGGGCAATAGAACAGGCGGTTGATATTCTTCGCCGTGGTGGTGTAATTATCTACCCTACCGATACCGTATACGGTATTGGCTGTGATATCACGCAACAAAAAGCCATAGAACGCGTATGTGAAATTAGGGGGCTAAAACCAGAAAAGGCGAACCTATCATTTATCTGCTATGATTTAACAGATATTTCGCAGTACACAAAGTCCTTCGATACCTCCGTATTCCGTGTATTGAAAAAAGCATTGCCAGGACCTTTTACTTTTATTTTTAACGCAACAACTAAAGTCCCTAAGCTCCTAAGTTCCAAAAAGAAGACCGTGGGTATCCGTGTTCCAGACAATAATATTGTTCGTGAAATTGTCAGACAATTAGGCAACCCTATTGTGACAGCCTCCATTCACGATGAAGATGAAATTATTGAATATTCTACTGATCCAGAATTAATTCACGAAAAATACGAAGATCTAGTTGATGCTGTTATAGATGGCGGTTATGGCGATAATGTCGCATCTACCGTGGTTGACCTTACAGAAGGAACTTTTGATGTTATTCGTGAAGGAAAAGGTGACTTGGAGCAATTCCTATAA
- a CDS encoding DUF3817 domain-containing protein, whose translation MLRIFRQIALWEAISTICLFFIAMPLKYFAGIPEAVKIAGSIHGFFVVIFVVMLIMSTVEYKWPILKAVKYFLASLIPIFGFWVELDLKKEIEGKRQKS comes from the coding sequence ATGTTAAGAATATTCAGACAGATCGCCCTGTGGGAAGCAATCTCCACCATTTGCTTGTTTTTTATTGCTATGCCTTTGAAGTATTTTGCGGGAATCCCCGAAGCTGTCAAAATAGCCGGTTCCATTCATGGCTTCTTTGTTGTTATTTTTGTGGTTATGCTGATTATGTCAACAGTAGAATACAAGTGGCCTATATTAAAGGCGGTAAAATATTTCTTGGCATCCTTGATCCCTATTTTTGGCTTTTGGGTGGAATTGGACCTTAAAAAAGAAATCGAAGGAAAAAGACAGAAGTCATAG